The sequence AGCCAACGAGATCATCGAAACCACCGCCGAAAAGGGCCTGCTCTCGGGGAAGTCCCCGACGGGCTATGCCGCCGCGGCGATCTACGCCGCCTCGCTACTCTGTAACGAGAAGAAGACTCAACGCGAGGTCGCCGACGTCGCCCAGGTCACGGAAGTCACCATCCGGAACCGGTATCAAGAACAGATCGAAGCGATGGGGATCCACAGCTAACCCGACCTCTCACTGCGGTCGGCGTTCCGCGTCCCATAGTGAATCGCCTCCGAACGCCCGCCAGCCGAACGTTCAAGCCGCTTCGCGTCCTAGAAGAGACGAATGCGACTCGACGAGTATCTCGAGGGGTTCGAGCGCGACGAGGCCGCCGAGCGCCGCCGGCTCGCCCGCGAGAAGTCCTACGGGATCACCCGCTACCTCGACGAGGTCGAGGACCGATTCAACGACGCGCTCTCGGGGGACTCGTTGGTCGGTTCGACGGCCCCCTCCATTTTCGTCGGCCACTCGAACTACCCGAAGGTGTCGACCGGCCTGCTCTCGCCCGTCGGTGACGAGGACCGTGCGTCGGAATATGCCACCGACGGCGAGTGGTACCGTCAAGGGCTCTCGATCGACGACGTCGTCCAGCGCCGGACTGGACTGTTGAACGCCAACCGATTCACCGACGTCCGCTCGGTCGGGGAGAGTCCGGCCACCGACAAGACGGGCTCGCCGAACGTTCACGACGTCTGGGACGGCTTCGTCGGCACCCAGCGGGAGGTCGCCATCGCCGACCGACCCGTCGACGTCGAGATCGGGCTCTCCGATTCACGGCTTGACTTCGATTTCCCCGACGGTGACACCGCCGCGCCACGGGGCCCGCGCACGGGCGCCGAATCCGCGACTCTCACCGAGAACCCCCACGTCCCCCGCGCCGTCGAAAAAACGTTAGAGGACGACGACTGGCGTGCCGAGGGCGCGATGAGCTATCTCTACCGACGAGGGTTCGACGTCTACGAGATCAACCGCATCCTCTCGGCGGGCGCGCTCGGCGAGGCCGACACTCGACGATTGGTCCCCACCCGCTGGTCGATCACCGCCGTCGACGACACCGTCGGGAAGTTCCTTAGAGGATCCATTCGCTCGAACCCGAGCGTCGACGAGACGCAGGTGTTCTCCAGCGAGTACATGGGCAATCGCTACTGGGCGGTCCTTTCTCCGGGCAACTGGGAGTTCGAACTCGTCGAGATGAAGGCACCGGGAAGCGTCTGGAACCCCGTCGGTTCGGACGTCTGGATCGCGAGCGACCACGAGGGCTACGAGGGCCGAACGGGGTATGTCGACGGCGGCACTGCAGGAGCGTACTACGCGACCCGGCTCGCCGCCCTCGAGTACCTCGAAGAGATCGGCCGGCAGGCGAAGGTGCTCGTGTTGCGCCACGTCTCCGACGAATACTGGGCGCCGGTGGGAGTGTGGCAGATCCGCGAAAGCGTGCGGGACGCCTTCGAGGGCGAAAGCGGGGTCGCCGAGACCTTCCACGAAGCAGTTGGCGGAATCGAACCGCATCTCCCCGTCTCGACGGGGCAGTTGCGGCGGTCCTCGGAGATGGTCGCGGGCGTGCAGGCCTCCCTTGCGGACTTCGCGCCCTGACCGCAGACAGGCAGGGGCGAACGCTTATTCGCCCCTCGTCCGTAGCGGGCCCATGGACGCGGACGTACTGATGGCCGTGGGCTCGTTTTCCCCGGTCGAACTCGGCCTGCTCGCACTGATCGGAGTGACGATCGTCCTGCCCGTCGTGCTGGCGCTGGCGCTCGAACGGTTCGTCTACGAGGGCCGGGCGGCCGACCCGGTCGGCTTCGCGGAGTTCGAGGGACGCTTCGAGAACGGGGAGACGTGGGCCGAGCAGATCCGCGAGAACGAGGAGTAGCTATTCGTCGTCATCGCGCCGGGCACCCGAGTGCTTGCCCTGTCCCTCGCGTTTGCCGCCCTGTCGTCCACGCGGTTCCTCACCACTCCCGGACGCGTCGGTCGTCTCGAGGTCGTCGAAGGCCTCCTCAACCATCCGCCCTGTCCCGTCGACGACCGCTTCCCAGTCGTCGTTGTCGGGGGCGATCCCGTTCAGCCGGGCGATCTTCATGATCGAGACGTGATAGACCTGCTGGAGGCCGGGCTCGACCTCCCAGACGACGACGTTACAGGGGAACAACGCACCGATCTCGCGGGTGACCTCGAGGGCCTTGTCGGCCATCTCGGGGTTGCACGCGCCGAGCACGTAGTAGGGGTCGCGATCGGCGTCGATCTTCTCGCGCAACAGGTCCGAGGGCGAGAACTCGACGGGCACGCCGAAGCCGGCCGATTCGAACGTCTGTCGGACGTGCTCGATCGCCTCGTCGTGGTCCATGTTCAGCGTCACGCTTCGTTCGCCGATGTCAGCTCGGGTGAGCTGTTCCGGATCGATCGGAAGGCTCATGTCGGGTACGTCGTCCGAGGGCGCCAAAAAAGACTCGCCGGCTACAGCGGCAGGGGGAGCCACGAGAGCCACTGGAGAACCCGGTCGGGCGAAACGAGCGGCTCGTGGAGGACGAGCCAGTCGAGCAGAACGAGTCCGCCGCCGTGGGCGACGACGGAGGGCAGGATCGAGTCGGCGTGATAGTCGACCGCGCCGAACAGCACGTCCGTCGGCCCCGAGAGGATCAGCTCGACGGGGGGTTTGGAGACGTGAAGCAGCGTGTACAGGACGGGGCTGATGAAGATGCACTTCGCGCCGAGGTCCCTGACGCCGACACAGAGCAGCCCCCGGAAGTAGGTCTCGGTGGCGAGCGCGAGGACGAACAGCTGGATCGCGTGGGGGACGAACGCTAGGTCGGGCGTCGTCTGCCACATCGGGTAGAACTCCCGGACGCTGGGGAGCGTCGAACCCACGAGATAGAAGGGCAATACGAACACCGAGAGCAACAGCGTATCGCGGATCGCCCGGCGATCTATTTTCCAGCCGATGTGTCTACCGTGGACCAGCCCGAGGCCGAGCGGGATCACCAGATACAGCAGGGTATCGCGGACGACCCGCTCGGTGATCGATGTCGTCCCCCAGCTCACCCAGACGACGAGAACGACCCCCGCGACCAGCAGGGCGCGCTGAATCCACGAGAGCCGCTCTGCGATCGCCATCTACTCGTCGGTCGGTATCGGCCCGTCACCGGTGACCTCGCGACAGGCGGTGACGAACTCCTGTCGGCTCTCGAAGTACGGGTTCTCGACCGAGTCGAGCAGTTCGCCGACGGCCTGCGGTCCGTCGGGGGTTCGGACGACGCTGTCGCCCTCCTTGCGCCTGATCTCGCTTTGCTGGACGGGCCAGTTGAGTCGGGAAGCGACCCGCGCGATGGGGGCTCCATCGACGTCCGCACCCTCGCCGAGTTCGACGAGCGGGGCGTCCTCCTCCTCCTCTTCGTCGTCGCTCATGGCCGTCGATTCGCGAGGGGCGTGATTCAAGCTTTCGATCGGCCTGAAAGGCTTTTACTGCGGGCAATACAACGACTCGGTATGTACGTCCGAGGTGCCAAGAATCGAGACGAGGCCTGGCTCCTCGACGAGATCGAGCGACTGGATCTCGACGAGGCGGCGTTTCGCTCCCGGGAGTACGTCGTCGCGCTCGACGAGGAATCGGGCGAGAAGGCCGGGTTCGGTCGACTGCGACCCCACGAGGAGGCGGCCGAGCTCACCAGCCTCGGCGTCACCGACCCGTGGCGCGGTCAGGGCGTCGGCGCGCACGTCGTCGAACGACTCGTCGAACACGCCGGCGACGAGGGGTTCGAGACGGCCTACGCGCTTGCACCAGAGCCCGACTACCTGCTCCAGTTCGGCTTCGAGCCGGTCGAGCGATCGGCGCTGCCCGAATCCCTCCAGGCGCGCCTCGAGGCGAAACGCGAACGTCACGACGAGGTGCTCGCGATGGGTCTGGATATCGACTCGTTCTCGATGCCCGACCGGCTCCGCGAGCGGTTCAAGGAGGCCTCGCCGGTCGCCGAGGCCGGTCCCGACGCGGAATCGATCCCGGCCGAGGAGTTCGGGATCGACCCCAAGAGTGCGACCTACAAGTACGACACCGGCCGTCAGTAGTCCTCGCGTTCGGTGATGAAACCGTTCTTGAAGGCGATCCACGTCAGCACGCTTATGAAGAGGATGGGCGGGAGGATGGCGAACCCCCAGATCGGGTTGAGTCCCCACCCGATGACGAGCACCACGTCGAAGATCCCGAGCGCCACGAACGGGAGGGTGTACTTCGTTGCCCGCCAGCGATCGCTGTCCTCGTCCGTCGGAATCGGCGAGCCCTCGCCCTCGTCGGGGGCGATCGGCGTGTCCATAGGGCTCATTGTAGCCCGGCGACAAAAAGTGACGCGAACCGCCCCGCGCGATTGACGACCGCTTAAGAGCCTGCGCACGGTAGAGTTTGGCATGTTCGACCAGAAGGAACTCGAATCGATCCGCGAGGGGAAATCACAGTGGGAGGCGGAGACGCGCGGGCCCACCGTCGAGCGCTTCGGGGAACGAAAGGAGACCTTCACGACCGACACCGCCGGCCACGAGATCGATCCCCTCTATACGCCCGACGACGTCGCGGATCTCGATTACGAGGAGGACCTCGGATTTCCCGGCGAGGACCCCTATACCAGGGGAGTCTACTCGACGATGTATCGCGGGCGCCTCTGGACGATGCGCCAGTACGCCGGCATGGGCAGTGCCGTCGAGACCAACGAGCGCTACCACTACCTCATGGACCAGGGCCAGACCGGCCTCTCGATGGCGTTCGACTTACCCACGCAGATGGGCTACGACTCGGACGCCGAGATGGCGGCCGGCGAGGTCGGCAAATCCGGTGTGGCGATCGATTCCCTCGACGACATGCGGACCGTCTTCGAGGAGATCCCCCTCGATGAGGTCTCGACGAGCATGACGATCAACGCGCCCGCGGCCGTCCTGCTCGCGATGTACATTGCCGTCGGCGACGAGCAGGGCGTCCCCCGCGAGGAACTCAGAGGAACGATCCAGAACGATCTCCTGAAGGAGTACATCGCCCGCAATACCTACATCTACCCGCCCGGTCCTTCGATGAGAATCATCACCGACGTCTTCGAGTTCTGCGCCGAGGAGGTGCCCAACTTCAACACGATCTCCATTTCGGGCTATCACATCCGCGAGGCCGGCGCCTCGGCGGCCCAAGAGCTGGCGTTCACCCTCGGAAACGGCATCGAGTACGTCGAGGCCGCGCTCGACGCCGGCCAGGACGTCGACGAGTTCGCCCCCCAACTGTCCTTTTTCTTCAACGCACACAACGACATCTTCGAGGAGGTCGCGAAGTTCAGGGCGGCCCGCCGGATGTGGGCGCGGATCATGGAGGAACGGTTCGACGCCAGTACTGAAAAAGCGAAGCAGCTGAAGTTCCACACCCAGACCGCCGGATCGATGCTGACCGCCCAGCAGATCGAGAACAACGTGGTTCGAGTGGCCTATCAGGCACTGGCGGCGGTACTGGGCGGTACCCAGAGCCTCCACACCAACGGCAAGGACGAGGCGCTCGCGCTGCCGACCGAGAAGTCGGTCAGGACCGCCCTGCGGACCCAGCAGATCCTCGCCCACGAGTCGGGCGCCGCCGACACCATCGACCCGCTTGCCGGCTCGTACTACGTCGAGGCGCTCACGGACGAACTCGAGGAGGAGGCCTTCGAGCTCATCAGAGAAGTCGACGACCGGGGCGGAATGCTGCAGGCCGTCGAGGACCAGTGGGTCCAACGGCAGATCCAAGACGTCGCCTACGAACGCCAGCGTGAGATCGAGGAGGGCGAGCGGGTCATCGTCGGCGTCAACGAGTACGAGGTGAGCGAGGAGCCCGAGATGGACATCGAGGAGGTCACCGAGGAGGACCAGCAGCGCCAGATCAGCCGGCTAGAGGGAGTCAGGGAGGGGCGCGACGACGAGGCGGTCGCCGAGGCGCTTGCGGCGCTCGAGACGGCCGCCGAGGGCACGGAAAACGTCATGCCTCCGATCCTCGACGCCGTAAAGGCCGAGGCGACGACCGGCGAGATCTGCGACGTGCTTCGCGAGAGCTTCGGCGAGTATCATCCGGGCAGCGCGCTGTGAGCCGCTTTCGAAGGACGAACTTGCTGACGCATCCCGAACGCCTATTCCTCTCACGCCCCTTTTTCGGGTATGGACTCACCGACCAGTGACGACGTAGCGACCGTGAACGGAATGCCGATGCTCGGGCTCGGCACCTGGCAAAACGAGGACGAAGAGGAGTGTGCCGAAAGCGTCCGAGCGGCCCTCGAAACGGGCTATCGCCACATCGACACCGCCCAGGCCTACGGCAACGAGGAGAGCGTCGGCGAGGGGATCGAGCGCGCCGGCGTCGACCGCGAGGACGTCTTCCTCGCGACGAAGGTCTGGATCGAGAACCTCGAGCCGGAGGACGTGGTCGAGAGCACCGAGGAGAGCCTCGAAAAGCTCGGCGTCGACTACGTGGACCTGCTGTACATCCACTGGCCGGCCGGCGAGTACGACCCCGAGGACACCTTCGACGCGCTCTCGACGCTGGTGGCCGACGGCCTCGTCGAGAACGTCGGCGTCTCGAACTTCGAGCCCGAACAGCTCGACGATGCCCGGGAGGCGAGCGATATAGATATCTTCGCGAACCAGGTCGAGTGTCACCCCCTCCTCCCCCAGGAGTCCCTGCGAGCCTACGCCGACGAACACGACATCCCGCTGGTTGCCTACTCGCCGCTGGCGCGCGGGGAGGTCTTCGACGTGCCCGAACTCGAAGAGATCGCCGAGAAACACGACGCCAGCGCCGCACAGGTCAGTCTCGCGTGGCTCCGCGAGAAGGGGATCGCGGCGATCCCGAAGGCGACCGGCGAGGAGCACATCCGCGACAACTGGGAGTCCCTGGCGCTCGAACTCGACGCCGAGGACGTCGAGGTCATCGACGGGATCGATACACAGGAACGCCAGGTCGACCCCGATTTCGCCCCCTGGTAGGTACTGTCGGCCATAAGACTAAAGATATTTTATGTTAATTGAGCGGTATGACAGCGCGGTCACGCCCGACGAGCCGGGCGGGGGCGATCCGACTCGATCTCTGGCGGTTGTACGAGCGGTGGATGGAACTGTGCTTCCGGCGAAACGACGACGCGCCGGCGGTGCGCGCGCCGGTACCGAACACGGCGGTCGGACGCCTCGCATACGGTAGCTGGGCGGTACTGGGCGCGCTGGTCGTCGCGGGCCTCTATCCGCTGGTGACGATCGGATTCGGACTACGCCCCTGGGCGCGCCGCGCCGAACGGGTGGCCGGTTTCGAACCCGGAGCCGCATGCGGCGGTCGGACGGCGATGGTCCTGCTCGCGTACCCCGCGCTCGCGATCGCGGTCGGTCTCGCGATCGCGAGCGGGTTAACGGCCGTTCCGGGACCCCATCCGACGGGGTTGCTCGGGGCCGAGATCGATCGCGGGGGGTTCGTATCGGTGATGGGGCTTGCGATCCCCGTGGGCTGGACGGTCGGTTGCGCCGTCAGGCTCGCTGACCTCGTTCGGCCCGCACGTCGGAAGAAAACCTAAACGGTTATTGCGGCGGAGGAGTGAGACGTAGGATACCTATGCCGCTCATCGACACGGTTCGGACCTATCTCACCGAAACGGAGCCGGTGATCTCTGAATGCCGACAGTGCGGAACGACGGTCGAATCGGGCGCCGAGGAGTGTCCCGCGTGTGGCGAGGCGGCGATCGCCCGCTATCACGTCGCCTGAAGCGAGCGGGGCGAACCGACAGTCTCATCCTCACCGCGACGAAGCATCGAGTATGGAGTTCGATCTCCCGAAGACGGCCGCGGTGTTCGTCGCGTTGATCGCCCTCGGCGTCGTCGGGACGATGCCGATGATGGGGGCCGGGACCGTACTCATGATGGTGCTGCCCTCGATGGTGATCTTCGGCCTGCTCGTGCTCGCGATCGGCGTCAAACACGGCGAATACCGCGCAACGACCCGATAAACCCGAGGCTCGACGGGATGTGAAAACCGGCCGATCCGAACGGACCGGCCAACGAGGGAAATTGTGGAGCTATTCGTCGATGACTTCGCCGACCGCGAAGTTCGATTTGACCTGACTGACCTCGACTTTCACCTGCTCGCCGATCTCGGCACCGGGGACGATGATGACGTAGCCACGCTCGACGCGGGCGATGCCGTCGCCCTGCTTGCCGATGTCCTCGATCTCGACGTAGCGGATCTCGCCCTCCTCGACCGGCGGTTGGGGTTCGGTGGAGGGTCGGCGGTTGGTGGTCGTCTCGGTTTCCGTGGTTTCGGTCGCCTCGCGGGAGACAAGCGCGACGCGGTACGTTTTACCGGGTTCGAGCGATCCCGTTTCGATCTCGCTGTCGGGGATCTCGACGGTGTACTCGCCGTCGCGTTCGGTGAGTTCGGCGTTGAACAGACACAGGAGCTTATCAGATATTTGCATGGAGACCTCCGGCCTAAGCGTGGGAGTCGTGCCTAATAGTAGTTACTCCCACTCGGCCCACCCGGCGACGGCCGCGCCGGACGTCATTCGCCGCGGATCTCGCGTCCGTCCGACCGCTTCGGGCCCTCCGAATCGTAGACGACGGTCGGCTCGTCGACTGGCCGGTAGTTCTCGCGCACGCCGATCGCTTCCTCGAGTTCGCGGACGGCCCGCTCCTTGAGCGCCCCGGCGAGGTCCTCGGCCTCCTCCCGCGAGATGTCGCGGCCCAGTCCCTCACACTCGTGGGCCCGTACCATCCCCTCCGAATCGACCGCCTCACCCATCGGCTGGCTCGTTCCCGCGAGCGCCACGCTGAACGGATAGGTCCGACAGATCAGCGGCCGGTCCTCGTGGACCGAACAGGCTCCTACCCCCTCGCTTTCCTCGTAGAAGACACAGTCCCCGCAGGCGTCCGTCTGCAGTGCCCACTCGAAGGTCTGACCCTCCCCGTCGTCCAGCCCGTAGGGCATGGGGCGGGCGACGTCGTTCCACTGGCGGTCCTCGGACTCCAGTTCCCTGACTTCGTCGGGGAACACCGTCGCGGTGTGTGGGTCCTCGGCCTCGCGGGTACAGCAGGCCCCACAGCGGGTGCACTCGAAGCCGATGGACTCGATGGCGTCGGCGATCTCCGCCACGTCGAGCCCGCGGGCGCGTTCGAGTTCCGCTTCGAGCGACTCCATACGAAAGCGAGCGCTTGGGAGAGGAAAAGCCCGTCGTCAGATCCGGGCGCACTCGCCGTCCCACTCGACGACTCCCTCCGCGACGAGCTTTTTCAGATGAGCTTCGACGGTCAGCGAGGCGAGATCCGCAACGCCTGAAAGGTCCTTCCCGTAGGCCGCATCCCGGACCGCCTCCATCGTGTGATTCCCGGCCTCGACCGCCCCCCGGACCCGGCGTTCGCGCTCCAGCCGGTGGTCGATCAACCAGTCGAGGCGCTCTTTCGGGTGGTCGATCGGGTCGCCGTGGCCCGGGTGAAGCGTTTTCGGATCGTACTCTTTGAGCCGCCGAAGCGAGTCGAGGTACGCCTGCATGTCTGCCCCGTCACCGCCGACGAAGACGCTGCTCTCCGCCATCACCAGGTCCCCACAGAGGACCGCGCCGTCGGTCGCGAAGGCGACGTGGTCCGGGGCATGACCGGGCGTTTCGAGCACGGAGAGGCCGGCGAGGCGATCCCCCACGGCGAACGTCTCATCGGGTTCGATCCCCGTCGCGGCCTCGAAACGCGCTTCGTGGCCCGCCAGCGCCCACACAGTCCGAGAATCGGCGTACTCGGCGAGCGCGCCGACGTGGTCGGGGTGCGTGTGGGTGACCGCGACGTGGTCCGCGGTCCCGACGGCGGCGTCGAGGGCGTCGGTGCGCGCGCCGGGATCGATCAGGAGGTCGCCAACGACGTAGGCGTTGGTCGAACCGGTCGGTGCGCGGGTGGTGGTCGAAACCGAGAACCGATCGATCTGCATGCGGGGCGTTCGCGCTTCAGCGGCGAGAACCTACCGGCGAAGCGAATAGACCTGCTTTCTCGCGTCGCGGAAGCTGTATCGGGAGCTGACGATGTCGACTTCCTCTAGGCGGTTCAGCGCGTAGCGAACGGTTCGGTCGGGCAGCAGCGATTCCTCGGCAAGCTGGCCCTGCGAGAGCGGTGCGTCGGTCTCCAAGACCTTCGCAACGAGTTTGGCGCTCGGCGGGAGTTCGACGAGGCGTTCGGTGTATTCTTCCTCCGAGAGCGACGCCTCGTCCCTCCCCTGACTGTCCGCACGTGTGCTCATACCCATCACTCGCAAGGGGTAATGGTAAACGTTGGCTATAGGTGTGTGAAAACAATATATACACAGTAAGGAGTATAATCACCATACCAAGACAACGGCTTTCCGCCGGTTCGTCGTTGATCGGGTATGGGCGAGATACCCGAGGAGTACGAGGGGCTGTTCGGCAAGAAGACGTTCGCACACGTCGCGACGCTGATGGAGGACGGGACGCCACAGGTGACGCCGGTGTGGGTGGATTACGACGGCGAGTTCGTCCTGATCAACACCGTCCGTGGCCGCCAGAAGGAGCGCAACCTGACCCGCGACCCGAAGATCGGCCTGTCGATCCTCGACCCGAACGACCCCTATACGTACGTCTCGATCCGCGGGGAGGTCGCGGAGGTGACCGAGGAGGGCGCAGTCGAGCACATCGACTCGCTGGCCCGGCGGTACATGGACGTCGAGGAGTACCCCTATCACGACGGGGAGGACGCCGAGCGCGTGATCGTCAAGATCCGACCGGAGCGCGTGATCACGGGCCAGTGAGTCAGTAGGACTTTATCCCTCGACTGAGGTAGTGGGACCGTGAAGGGCAAGGAGTGGTACCAAGCGGCCGAGGTCGCCGAGGAGTACGAAGACAAGCGGTTCTCCGGGGGCGGCCGGCTGATCGACCGTCAGGAGAAGGAGGCGGTTAGCTCCGCTCTCGGCGATCTTCAGGACAAAACGGTTCTGGAGATCGCCTGCGGGACAGGCCGGTTTTCGGTGATGCTCGGCGCACGCGGCGCCGAGGTCGTCGGCCTCGACATCTCCGATGCGATGCTCGCGCAGGGCCGCGAGAAGGCCCGCGGGGCGGGTCTCTCCGAGCGCGTCGAGTTCATCCGCGGCGACGCCGCCCGGCTGCCGTTTCCGGACGATCACTTCGACGCGGTGCTGGCGATGCGGTTTTTCCACCTCATCCCCAATCCCGATAGATATCTCGAGGAGATCCGCCGGGTGACGAAGGGACAGCTGGTCTTCGATACGTTCAACACGCCGAGCACACGCTCGATCTACAACTGGCTGTTGCCGATGGGCTCGCGGCTGTACGACGACGAGGACGTCCGTGCGATGCTCGACCGGACGGGCTACGAACTCGACGGCACGAGTCACGACTTTTTGCTGCCCTACGGACTCTACCGAGGGATCTCGCGGTCGATCGCCGACGGACTCTATCGGCTCGAATCGGGCTTGAGACACACCGATCTGGGCGACGGGTTCGCCTCAGTGTCGTACTGGAACGCCCACGTGCGTCAGTGACCGACGGACGAGGACAGTATCAGTCCACTGTATTTTTAGTGCTCCGGTCCGGTATCCGGTGGTATGGAGTTCTCCGTCGTGGTCCCGACCCTGAACGGCCGGCACCAGCTCGTGGGGTGTCTCGACGCGCTCCGGGAGCGACTGCCGGCCGCGGAGGTCATCGTCGTCAACGGGCCCTCGACGGACGGTACCAGCGGAATGGTCCACGAGCGTCCCGACGTGGACGTACTGGTCGAGATCGCCGACAGGAACATCAACGTCGCGCGAAACGCCGGACTCGAGATCGCGCGCGGCGACGTGGTGGCGCTGCTCGATCAGGGCCATCGGATCGAGGACGGCTGGGCGAGTGCGGTCGAGCGAGGGATCGACGCCGACGGGCACGCGATCACCGGGCCAACCCACCGCCCGATTCGCGGGGGGATCACCACCGAAGCCCGCGAGCACCGGACCATCGCCGGCCGGGACGTGACCTACTTCAACGGCGGGAACGTCGCGCTGAGCCGCGCGGCGGTCGAGGAGCTCGACGGGTTCGACGAGTACCTCGAAACGGGCGGCGCGCGCGATCTCGCCCACCGGCTCGCGGGCCAGAAGCGGGCGGTGAGCTGGCAGCCCGGTATGGGCGTCAAGAAGAGCGTCGAGACCGACGGCGGGGGCGACGGGGATCCACGAATGATCAGCCGGGCGAGCGCGTTTCTGGGCGACGAGGCCCACCGACGCTGGGGGCTCAAGTACCGGGCGCTCGCCTACCGGCTCGCGAAGAACTACGGCCCCCGACCCACCGTCCTCCGGCGGCTCGCGGGCCACACGGCCGTCGACGGGGTCGCCTCGACCCGCGGCGTGCTCAAAGGGGGCCTCACGCCGACGGCGTGGATCGGCGGCGGAAGCGCGGTGACCGCCAACACGCTGATCGGGCTGAAAGACGGGTTTCAAGCGCGCGTGAGCGACCGGACGCCCCGACGTAACCCCTACGGGATCTCGGGTCGCCAGGACCGAGCCGTCGAGCAGTACGACTGGCGGTGAGCGGGCCGTCGGGCCGTGACCCGCCTCGAACCGCCATCCGGACAGCGGGGCGAGTGCCATCCGATCGCCTTCCCCGGTATTGTCACTCCCTATCAGGCGGAAAATAATAGAAAAACTTATATAGAACCGCTAACGACCCATATCTGAGGAATACACATGTCACAAGCATCACAGCGGCGCATGGGCGGACAGCCGGTCTTCATTCTCAACGACGACAGCTCGCGAACGAAGGGGCGGGACGCACAGTCCTCGAACATCGCGGCGGGCAAGGCGGTGGCGGAGGCCGTACGCACCACGCTCGGCCCCCGTGGGATGGACAAGATGCTCGTCGGTTCATCCGGCGAGGTCGTCATCACCAACGACGGGGCGACCATCCTGAACGAGATGGACATCGAGCACCCCGCGGCCCAAATGATCGTCGAGGTCGCCCAGACCCAGGAGGACGAGGTCGGCGACGGGACGACGACCGCCGCGG is a genomic window of Halalkalicoccus subterraneus containing:
- a CDS encoding transcription initiation factor IIB family protein gives rise to the protein ANEIIETTAEKGLLSGKSPTGYAAAAIYAASLLCNEKKTQREVADVAQVTEVTIRNRYQEQIEAMGIHS
- the nreA gene encoding DNA repair protein NreA, with translation MRLDEYLEGFERDEAAERRRLAREKSYGITRYLDEVEDRFNDALSGDSLVGSTAPSIFVGHSNYPKVSTGLLSPVGDEDRASEYATDGEWYRQGLSIDDVVQRRTGLLNANRFTDVRSVGESPATDKTGSPNVHDVWDGFVGTQREVAIADRPVDVEIGLSDSRLDFDFPDGDTAAPRGPRTGAESATLTENPHVPRAVEKTLEDDDWRAEGAMSYLYRRGFDVYEINRILSAGALGEADTRRLVPTRWSITAVDDTVGKFLRGSIRSNPSVDETQVFSSEYMGNRYWAVLSPGNWEFELVEMKAPGSVWNPVGSDVWIASDHEGYEGRTGYVDGGTAGAYYATRLAALEYLEEIGRQAKVLVLRHVSDEYWAPVGVWQIRESVRDAFEGESGVAETFHEAVGGIEPHLPVSTGQLRRSSEMVAGVQASLADFAP
- a CDS encoding DUF302 domain-containing protein, which translates into the protein MSLPIDPEQLTRADIGERSVTLNMDHDEAIEHVRQTFESAGFGVPVEFSPSDLLREKIDADRDPYYVLGACNPEMADKALEVTREIGALFPCNVVVWEVEPGLQQVYHVSIMKIARLNGIAPDNDDWEAVVDGTGRMVEEAFDDLETTDASGSGEEPRGRQGGKREGQGKHSGARRDDDE
- a CDS encoding CPBP family intramembrane glutamic endopeptidase — encoded protein: MAIAERLSWIQRALLVAGVVLVVWVSWGTTSITERVVRDTLLYLVIPLGLGLVHGRHIGWKIDRRAIRDTLLLSVFVLPFYLVGSTLPSVREFYPMWQTTPDLAFVPHAIQLFVLALATETYFRGLLCVGVRDLGAKCIFISPVLYTLLHVSKPPVELILSGPTDVLFGAVDYHADSILPSVVAHGGGLVLLDWLVLHEPLVSPDRVLQWLSWLPLPL
- a CDS encoding DUF5789 family protein, which encodes MSDDEEEEEDAPLVELGEGADVDGAPIARVASRLNWPVQQSEIRRKEGDSVVRTPDGPQAVGELLDSVENPYFESRQEFVTACREVTGDGPIPTDE
- a CDS encoding GNAT family N-acetyltransferase codes for the protein MYVRGAKNRDEAWLLDEIERLDLDEAAFRSREYVVALDEESGEKAGFGRLRPHEEAAELTSLGVTDPWRGQGVGAHVVERLVEHAGDEGFETAYALAPEPDYLLQFGFEPVERSALPESLQARLEAKRERHDEVLAMGLDIDSFSMPDRLRERFKEASPVAEAGPDAESIPAEEFGIDPKSATYKYDTGRQ
- a CDS encoding acyl-CoA mutase large subunit family protein, which translates into the protein MFDQKELESIREGKSQWEAETRGPTVERFGERKETFTTDTAGHEIDPLYTPDDVADLDYEEDLGFPGEDPYTRGVYSTMYRGRLWTMRQYAGMGSAVETNERYHYLMDQGQTGLSMAFDLPTQMGYDSDAEMAAGEVGKSGVAIDSLDDMRTVFEEIPLDEVSTSMTINAPAAVLLAMYIAVGDEQGVPREELRGTIQNDLLKEYIARNTYIYPPGPSMRIITDVFEFCAEEVPNFNTISISGYHIREAGASAAQELAFTLGNGIEYVEAALDAGQDVDEFAPQLSFFFNAHNDIFEEVAKFRAARRMWARIMEERFDASTEKAKQLKFHTQTAGSMLTAQQIENNVVRVAYQALAAVLGGTQSLHTNGKDEALALPTEKSVRTALRTQQILAHESGAADTIDPLAGSYYVEALTDELEEEAFELIREVDDRGGMLQAVEDQWVQRQIQDVAYERQREIEEGERVIVGVNEYEVSEEPEMDIEEVTEEDQQRQISRLEGVREGRDDEAVAEALAALETAAEGTENVMPPILDAVKAEATTGEICDVLRESFGEYHPGSAL
- a CDS encoding aldo/keto reductase, with amino-acid sequence MDSPTSDDVATVNGMPMLGLGTWQNEDEEECAESVRAALETGYRHIDTAQAYGNEESVGEGIERAGVDREDVFLATKVWIENLEPEDVVESTEESLEKLGVDYVDLLYIHWPAGEYDPEDTFDALSTLVADGLVENVGVSNFEPEQLDDAREASDIDIFANQVECHPLLPQESLRAYADEHDIPLVAYSPLARGEVFDVPELEEIAEKHDASAAQVSLAWLREKGIAAIPKATGEEHIRDNWESLALELDAEDVEVIDGIDTQERQVDPDFAPW
- a CDS encoding DUF7333 family protein; translation: MEFDLPKTAAVFVALIALGVVGTMPMMGAGTVLMMVLPSMVIFGLLVLAIGVKHGEYRATTR
- a CDS encoding TRAM domain-containing protein, which gives rise to MQISDKLLCLFNAELTERDGEYTVEIPDSEIETGSLEPGKTYRVALVSREATETTETETTTNRRPSTEPQPPVEEGEIRYVEIEDIGKQGDGIARVERGYVIIVPGAEIGEQVKVEVSQVKSNFAVGEVIDE